The following coding sequences lie in one Mucilaginibacter sp. KACC 22773 genomic window:
- the thiS gene encoding sulfur carrier protein ThiS has protein sequence MEITVNQQTYSVSDACSLQQMLATVLTQPAKGIAIAVNQEIVPKANWATHLLNPGDHITIIKATQGG, from the coding sequence ATGGAAATTACCGTAAATCAACAAACTTATTCCGTTTCTGATGCCTGCTCCTTGCAGCAAATGCTTGCCACTGTTCTTACGCAGCCGGCCAAAGGCATCGCTATTGCAGTGAACCAGGAAATCGTCCCTAAAGCCAATTGGGCTACTCACCTTTTAAACCCCGGCGATCATATTACCATTATCAAAGCAACCCAGGGCGGATAA
- the thiC gene encoding phosphomethylpyrimidine synthase ThiC: MKTEKTPGEQVISRTPFPASRKIYVKGQIHNIQVAMREVVLSETKLHGRFGETEPNAPVTIYDTSGPFTDPDIEIDVKQGLPRLREQWIVGRGDVEQLQAISSDYGNLRANDQKLDTLRFAHISKPYKAKPGMNVSQMHYARKGIITPEMEYIAIRENQRIDLLKEQLNGQYAVMSHQHPGQSFGANTPKGYITPEFVRQEVACGRAVIPSNINHPESEPMIIGRNFLVKINANIGNSAVTSSIEEEVEKTVWACRWGADTIMDLSTGKNIHETREWIIRNSPVPIGTVPIYQALEKVNGKAEDLTWELFRDTLIEQAEQGVDYFTIHAGVLLRYVPLTAKRITGIVSRGGSIMAKWCLAHHKENFLYTHFEEICEIMKAYDVAFSLGDGLRPGCIADANDAAQFGELETLGELTKIAWKHDVQTIIEGPGHIPMHMIKENMDKQLAYCGEAPFYTLGPLTTDIAPGYDHITSAIGAAMIGWFGTAMLCYVTPKEHLGLPNKKDVKDGVITYKIAAHAADLAKGHPGAQYRDNALSKARFEFRWEDQFNLSLDPDTAREFHDETLPADGAKIAHFCSMCGPNFCSMKITQDVRDYAKENGMGEADAVSKGMEEKSKEFLQKGSEIYL; this comes from the coding sequence ATGAAAACTGAAAAAACTCCAGGAGAACAAGTAATCAGCCGAACGCCTTTCCCGGCCTCGCGCAAAATCTATGTCAAAGGACAAATCCATAATATTCAAGTCGCGATGCGCGAGGTTGTGCTCAGCGAAACCAAACTTCACGGCAGGTTTGGCGAAACTGAACCGAACGCCCCCGTCACCATTTATGATACAAGCGGCCCCTTTACCGATCCTGATATCGAAATTGATGTGAAACAAGGCTTGCCAAGACTGCGCGAGCAATGGATTGTTGGCCGGGGCGATGTGGAGCAATTACAAGCAATTTCCTCCGATTATGGAAACCTGCGTGCCAATGATCAAAAGCTGGACACGTTAAGATTTGCGCACATCAGTAAACCTTATAAGGCCAAACCGGGGATGAATGTATCACAAATGCATTATGCCCGAAAAGGTATTATTACCCCGGAAATGGAATACATCGCTATCCGCGAGAACCAGCGCATAGATTTATTAAAGGAACAGTTGAACGGGCAATATGCGGTGATGTCTCATCAGCATCCGGGCCAAAGCTTTGGCGCCAATACCCCCAAAGGCTATATTACGCCGGAGTTTGTACGCCAGGAAGTAGCCTGCGGCCGCGCGGTTATCCCATCCAATATTAACCACCCTGAAAGCGAACCGATGATCATCGGGCGTAATTTCCTGGTAAAGATCAATGCCAACATAGGTAACTCTGCAGTTACTTCCAGTATTGAAGAGGAAGTAGAAAAAACTGTATGGGCCTGCCGCTGGGGCGCCGATACCATTATGGACCTTTCGACCGGTAAAAACATACACGAAACCCGCGAATGGATCATCCGAAACTCGCCTGTTCCAATTGGTACCGTCCCTATTTACCAGGCCCTGGAAAAAGTAAATGGCAAGGCCGAAGACCTCACCTGGGAACTTTTTAGGGATACGTTAATAGAGCAAGCCGAGCAGGGTGTAGATTATTTTACCATCCACGCGGGCGTTTTGCTGCGTTATGTGCCTCTTACCGCTAAAAGGATTACCGGTATTGTATCGCGTGGCGGCTCTATTATGGCCAAATGGTGCCTGGCCCATCATAAAGAGAATTTCCTGTACACACATTTTGAAGAGATATGTGAGATCATGAAAGCCTACGATGTGGCATTTTCTTTAGGTGATGGCCTAAGGCCCGGTTGTATTGCCGATGCTAATGACGCCGCGCAATTTGGCGAATTGGAAACTTTGGGCGAACTGACCAAGATTGCCTGGAAGCATGATGTGCAAACCATTATTGAAGGCCCGGGCCACATTCCGATGCATATGATCAAAGAAAATATGGATAAACAGTTGGCGTACTGCGGCGAAGCACCGTTTTATACTTTAGGCCCGCTCACCACAGATATTGCACCTGGTTATGACCATATCACTTCTGCTATTGGTGCTGCCATGATTGGCTGGTTTGGTACGGCGATGCTTTGTTATGTTACACCCAAAGAGCATTTGGGCTTGCCTAATAAAAAAGATGTTAAGGATGGCGTGATTACTTATAAAATTGCCGCTCACGCAGCCGACCTGGCTAAAGGGCATCCGGGGGCCCAATACCGCGACAACGCCTTAAGCAAAGCGCGTTTTGAATTCCGCTGGGAAGATCAGTTCAATTTATCGCTTGACCCCGATACGGCCAGGGAGTTTCATGATGAAACCCTGCCTGCGGATGGCGCCAAGATTGCCCATTTCTGCTCCATGTGCGGCCCTAACTTCTGCTCGATGAAGATCACGCAGGATGTGCGCGACTACGCCAAAGAAAACGGCATGGGCGAAGCCGATGCAGTATCCAAAGGCATGGAAGAAAAATCGAAAGAATTTCTGCAAAAAGGCAGCGAAATTTACCTGTAG
- the mnmH gene encoding tRNA 2-selenouridine(34) synthase MnmH: MIRNISINDFIKLSEPVALADVRTPAEFEQGHVPGAFNIPLFSNEERVKVGTTYKQVGREEAILLGFDLTGSKWSGFIKQALEIAPDKKIGVHCWRGGMRSGAMAWALNLYGFEVYLIEGGYKKYRGWVHQQFEASYRLLILGGMTGSGKTKILHSLKAIGEQVIDLEDLAQHQGSSYGTMNKMVQPTQEQFENNLAHQLKDLDRQRKIWVEDESLTIGKRSVPNPFWYQMRSAAMIDIKVDLQQRIASLAIEYGGLDKDFLVECTERIRKRLGPEQTKHAIIAIQENRMEDFIGIVLVYYDKTYRTGLSKRNPNLVFSLDITGDDVSTHAQQILIFTHTITVTEQVTTS, translated from the coding sequence ATGATCCGGAATATTAGCATAAACGATTTTATAAAGTTAAGCGAACCCGTTGCTCTGGCTGACGTACGTACCCCTGCTGAGTTTGAACAGGGGCATGTTCCGGGTGCTTTTAATATCCCTTTATTTAGTAATGAGGAAAGGGTTAAAGTGGGTACTACCTATAAACAGGTTGGACGGGAAGAAGCTATCCTTTTGGGGTTTGACCTTACCGGCTCCAAATGGTCGGGCTTTATCAAACAGGCACTGGAAATAGCACCGGATAAAAAAATCGGGGTTCATTGCTGGCGGGGTGGTATGCGCAGTGGCGCCATGGCCTGGGCGCTTAACCTGTACGGGTTTGAGGTTTATCTTATTGAGGGTGGCTATAAAAAATATCGGGGTTGGGTACATCAGCAGTTTGAAGCATCATATCGGCTTTTGATACTCGGCGGAATGACTGGTTCCGGAAAAACAAAGATACTTCACAGCCTTAAAGCTATTGGCGAACAAGTCATCGATCTGGAAGACCTGGCACAACACCAGGGTTCATCATACGGCACCATGAATAAAATGGTTCAGCCAACCCAGGAACAGTTTGAAAACAACCTGGCCCACCAGTTAAAAGACTTAGATAGGCAGCGTAAAATATGGGTGGAAGACGAAAGCCTGACCATTGGCAAGCGCTCTGTCCCTAACCCTTTCTGGTATCAGATGCGTAGCGCGGCTATGATCGACATCAAGGTTGATTTACAGCAACGCATTGCTTCATTAGCTATTGAATATGGCGGTTTGGATAAAGATTTCCTGGTAGAATGCACAGAACGTATACGCAAACGGCTCGGCCCGGAACAAACCAAGCATGCAATAATTGCCATACAGGAAAATCGCATGGAAGATTTTATCGGCATTGTATTGGTATACTATGATAAAACTTACCGTACAGGATTGTCCAAACGTAATCCAAACCTGGTATTTTCACTGGATATTACCGGTGATGACGTTTCAACTCATGCCCAACAAATTCTGATTTTTACTCATACTATTACCGTAACAGAACAGGTTACCACATCTTAA
- a CDS encoding thiamine phosphate synthase has protein sequence MELIVISNPAAVADESSLINKLFIAGLKYFHLRKPESDVQTVKKLLNGIAPRFYERIALHQFHEIAADYGIKRLHYTERAREASNTIQWQSKLDDGFTLSTSAHDISGLPGLTPFDYVFYGPVFDSVSKPGYQSKLGPDFKLDKTNIKPMVIALGGVKIANLANVKAMGFDGAAVLGTLWNEPDEALERFKQLKENLPA, from the coding sequence ATGGAATTAATTGTTATTTCAAACCCGGCTGCGGTTGCCGATGAAAGTAGCCTCATCAACAAGCTGTTTATAGCGGGTTTGAAATACTTTCATTTGCGTAAACCCGAAAGCGACGTGCAAACCGTAAAAAAATTATTGAACGGGATAGCACCCCGTTTTTATGAACGGATTGCTCTGCACCAATTTCACGAAATAGCAGCTGATTACGGGATCAAAAGGCTGCATTATACCGAAAGGGCACGGGAAGCATCAAACACAATACAATGGCAAAGTAAATTGGATGACGGATTTACGCTAAGCACTTCTGCTCATGATATTTCGGGGCTTCCCGGTTTAACGCCTTTTGACTATGTTTTTTACGGGCCGGTGTTTGATAGCGTGTCCAAGCCCGGCTATCAAAGTAAGTTGGGCCCTGATTTTAAACTGGATAAAACCAATATCAAACCCATGGTAATTGCCTTGGGAGGAGTGAAGATAGCCAACTTAGCAAACGTTAAAGCGATGGGTTTTGATGGTGCGGCCGTTTTGGGTACGCTTTGGAATGAACCGGACGAAGCCTTAGAACGCTTTAAACAATTAAAAGAAAATCTACCAGCATAA
- the selD gene encoding selenide, water dikinase SelD gives METTAIKLTQYSHGAGCGCKISPAILDKILHSPIAPIPDAKLLVGNDKRDDAAVLDLGNGTALISTTDFFMPIVDDAYDFGRIASANAISDVYAMGGKPVLAIAILGWPIDKLPPEVAQKVLEGSRAICAEAGITLAGGHSIDCPEPVFGLAVNGMVNIPQLKQNSTATAGCRLYLTKALGVGILSTAQKRGVLLPEDAAIALKSMTTLNKLGEVFGQMDYVKAMTDVTGFGLLGHLSEMCEGSGLSAVIEFDKVPVIPSLAGYLEQKCFPGGTQRNWNSYGSKIGPLTEDQKYILADPQTSGGLLVAVEEDNTKEFEAKLSGLGVQIKPIGWLKEKSGGPLITIA, from the coding sequence ATGGAAACTACAGCAATAAAACTAACCCAATATTCGCACGGCGCTGGCTGCGGCTGCAAGATCAGCCCTGCTATTCTTGACAAGATTTTGCATAGCCCAATAGCTCCAATCCCGGATGCAAAGCTATTGGTAGGTAACGACAAACGCGACGATGCCGCTGTGCTTGATCTGGGTAACGGTACGGCGTTAATTTCCACGACCGATTTTTTTATGCCGATTGTGGATGATGCTTACGATTTTGGCCGTATCGCATCGGCTAATGCCATCAGCGATGTGTACGCGATGGGCGGTAAACCTGTGCTCGCCATTGCCATATTAGGATGGCCCATTGACAAATTACCGCCGGAGGTGGCCCAAAAAGTTTTAGAAGGCTCAAGGGCTATTTGCGCCGAAGCTGGCATTACATTAGCAGGCGGCCATAGTATCGATTGCCCCGAACCAGTATTCGGTTTGGCGGTTAATGGTATGGTTAATATCCCGCAGCTTAAACAAAACTCAACAGCTACTGCCGGCTGCCGGCTTTACCTGACCAAAGCTTTGGGTGTTGGTATTTTATCAACTGCCCAAAAGCGAGGTGTATTATTACCGGAAGATGCAGCTATCGCTTTAAAAAGCATGACCACTTTGAATAAGTTGGGAGAAGTTTTCGGACAGATGGACTATGTTAAGGCCATGACCGACGTTACCGGTTTTGGCTTATTGGGTCACCTTTCTGAAATGTGCGAAGGCAGCGGCTTATCTGCAGTTATCGAATTTGACAAAGTACCGGTAATCCCATCGTTAGCCGGCTATTTAGAACAAAAATGTTTTCCCGGTGGCACGCAGCGTAACTGGAATAGCTATGGAAGTAAAATAGGTCCCCTGACCGAAGACCAGAAATACATCCTGGCCGATCCGCAAACAAGCGGCGGTTTGCTGGTAGCTGTTGAGGAAGACAACACAAAAGAATTTGAAGCGAAATTATCAGGTCTCGGAGTTCAAATAAAACCTATTGGATGGTTAAAAGAAAAAAGTGGCGGACCACTGATAACAATCGCGTAA